A stretch of the Papaver somniferum cultivar HN1 chromosome 6, ASM357369v1, whole genome shotgun sequence genome encodes the following:
- the LOC113291699 gene encoding uncharacterized protein LOC113291699 — protein sequence MDMDSSEEEVRIHMDRFEEQQRIFVQALNQIDDKSDKDKELTNNLMQLYSSGKIPRDPEPREVNFSINGNHYTHGYYLADGIYPKWSTLVQCYRYPPAGEMGRSYSYFNSKQMNLRKDVERAFEILKWKFAIVCGPYRGLSAREMHKTMLTCIIMHNMIIQETRYNKNWINHQDEDLRPEIIPARGLPARNYA from the exons GATATGGATTCTTCTGAAGAAGAAGTGCGTATTCATATGGACcgatttgaagaacaacaacgaaTATTCGTTCAGGCATTGAATCAAATTGATGATAAGTCAGATAAAGATAAAGAACTAACCAACAACTTGATGCAGCTATATTCATCGGGGAAAATACCTAGAGATCCAGAGCCAAGAGAA GTAAATTTCAGTATCAACGGGAATCACTACACTCATGGTTATTATCTTGCAGAtggaatttatccaaaatggtcaactttagttcaatgtTACCGTTATCCACCTGCCGGTGAAATGGGTCGTTCATACTCGTATTTCAATAGTAAACAAATGAATCTGAGAAAGGATGTGGAACGGGCTTTTGAAATTCTGAAGTGGAAGTTCGCAATCGTTTGTGGGCCTTATCGTGGTTTAAGTGCTCGTGAAATGCATAAGACTATGCTGACTTGcatcattatgcataacatgATTATCCAGGAGACCCGTTATAATAAGAATTGGATTAaccatcaagatgaagacttaagGCCTGAGATTATACCAGCTAGAGGATTACCTGCAAGGAACTACGCGTAA
- the LOC113289883 gene encoding DNA replication licensing factor MCM6-like has product MQETSKEIPAGSLPRSLDVILRHEIVEHARAGDTVIFTGTLVVIPDILALASPGERAECRREAPQRSGSGHEGVRGLRALGVRDLSYRLAFIANSVQVSDGRKDNDIRNRKKDADDEDCQKLTKEEEAEIHGMRNTPDFFNKIVDSIAPTIFGHQEIKRAILLMLLGGVHKFTHEGINLRGDINVCIVGDPSCAKSQFLKYTTNLVPRSVYTSGKSSSAAGLTATVAKEPETGEFCIEAGALMLADNGICCIDEFDKMDVRDQVAIHEAMEQQTISITKAGIQATLNARTSILAAANPTGGRYDKSKPLKYNVALPPAILSRFDLVYVMIDEPDDQTDYHIAHHIVRVHQKHEEALSPAFTTAQLKRYIAHAKTLKPKLTPDAKKVLVESYVALRRGDTAPGGRVAYRMTVRQLEALIRLSEAIARSYLEHQVEPRHVRVAVRLLKTSIISVESSEIDLSDFQDIVYDDIGGSRASGQGDAQPSYEAAAPGNQESGSGTGTRQGRKLVITDEYFQRVTQSLILHLRQHEDTVAQDGTGLAGMRQKDLIQMYIAQQNEKSAYSSLDEAAKEVDKVKAIIESLIRREGHLIVLDDGSTATEGEQELSTRDRRILAVAPNYVVD; this is encoded by the exons ATGCAGGAGACGTCTAAAGAAATACCGGCGGGATCCCTTCCTCGGTCATTGGATGTCATCCTCCGTCATGAGATTGTTGAACATGCAAGAGCTGGTGATAC GGTCATTTTTACGGGTACTCTGGTTGTAATACCGGATATACTGGCACTAGCTTCACCAGGGGAGAGAGCGGAATGCCGAAGGGAGGCACCCCAGCGGTCTGGCAGTGGACATGAAGGTGTCAGGGGTCTTCGTGCACTTGGAGTGAGAGATCTCTCTTATCGACTTGCCTTCATCGCCAATTCAGTGCAG GTGtctgatggaagaaaggataacgACATTAGGAATAGAAAGAAGGATGCTGATGACGAAGACTGCCAGAAATTAACG AAAGAAGAGGAGGCTGAAATTCATGGGATGAGGAACACCCCTGATTTCTTCAATAAAATTGTGGATAGCATTGCCCCCACTATATTTGGTCACCAAGAGATTAAACGAGCTATCCTTCTTATGCTCTTAGGTGGTGTCCACAAGTTCACTCATGAAGGGATCAACCTCAGGGGTGACATTAATGTTTGTATAGTTGGTGATCCCAGCTGTGCAAAGTCTCAGTTTCTTAA GTATACCACAAACCTGGTTCCACGATCCGTCTACACATCTGGAAAATCCTCTTCCGCCGCAGGTTTGACAGCAACTGTAGCCAAAGAACCAGAAACCGGGGAGTTCTGTATTGAG GCTGGTGCTCTTATGCTGGCTGATAATGGCATCTGTTGTatcgacgaatttgataaaatGGATGTTAGAGACCAG GTTGCCATTCACGAAGCTATGGAACAACAGACGATAAGCATCACAAAAGCAGGGATACAAGCAACTTTAAATGCCCGGACATCTATTTTAGCTGCTGCCAACCCCACTGGAGGACGTTATGATAAATCGAAACCCCTCAAG TACAATGTGGCCCTTCCTCCTGCTATCCTTTCGAGGTTTGATCTGGTGTATGTAATGATCGACGAACCAGATGATCAAACTGATTACCACATTGCCCATCACATTGTAAGGGTTCATCAGAAGCATGAAGAGGCACTTTCCCCTGCATTTACTACTGCACAACTGAAGCGTTATATTGCACATGCCAAGACTCTGAAACCTAAG CTAACCCCAGACGCAAAGAAAGTGCTGGTGGAGTCTTATGTTGCTCTACGAAGGGGTGATACAGCTCCTGGGGGTAGAGTGGCTTACCGGATGACAGTTAGGCAGCTTGAAGCACTGATTAGGCTGTCGGAGGCTATTGCTCGAAGTTATTTGGAGCATCAG GTAGAGCCACGCCATGTCCGCGTGGCTGTGAGGCTGCTAAAAACATCGATAATCAG TGTTGAATCGAGTGAGATCGATTTGTCCGATTTCCAAGATATAGTATATGATGATATTGGTGGAAGCAGAGCATCTGGTCAAGGCGATGCTCAGCCAAGTTATGAGGCTGCTGCACCTGGAAATCAGG AGAGCGGATCAGGGACCGGTACCCGTCAAGGAAGGAAACTAGTGATAACTGATGAGTACTTTCAGAGGGTTACACAATCTCTTATTTTGCACCTTCGACAGCATGAAGACACTGTAGCACAGGATG GGACTGGCTTGGCGGGAATGAGACAAAAGGATTTGATTCAAATGTACATCGCTCAGCAGAACGAAAAATCAGCATACAGTTCTTTGGATGAGGCTGCGAAAGAGGTTGACAAAGTCAAAGCTATAATTGAG AGTTTGATAAGAAGGGAAGGCCATCTGATAGTTCTAGACGACGGAAGCACAGCGACAGAAGGTGAACAAGAGTTATCAACTAGAGATAGAAGGATTTTAGCTGTTGCACCAAACTATGTTGTTGATTGA